Proteins encoded in a region of the Nocardia asteroides genome:
- a CDS encoding aminotransferase class I/II-fold pyridoxal phosphate-dependent enzyme: MTDNNPRELARALLARHAGGETSAAPATTNGARATNGSATPTPAPANGGTAPRGAAHTSFRDHPGVLEAGQRFGRFDAWVRQVGLINPYYLPHEGISGAVTRMADRDVVNFSSFGYLDLAADPRVRRAAKDAIDRYGTSAAAVRIVAGELPIYRELEAEIARVYDTEAALVTASGYLTNAAAVGFLLGKRDLAVCDALIHHSVVSGTEWSRCKRVSFRHNDPESLETILKMSRRSFDRAMVIIEGLYSMDGDVVRLPEIIEVARRYDCSIMIDEAHSFGTLGATGHGVRELFDLPGDAVDVWMGTLSKALGSVGGYLAGNRELVDGFKYVAGGLSMYTAAPAPSAIGAALAGLEVLRDEPERVTQLRRNSEYFHRRAEEYGFDIGMSSDSPIIPVMTGADEPAVLAALAMLQRDFSVNAITHPVVPAGEARLRFFINCRHTEQQMDQALATLREVLDGLADTAGQQFTLAHEEQHS; encoded by the coding sequence ATGACCGACAACAACCCCCGGGAGCTGGCCCGCGCACTGCTGGCCAGGCACGCGGGCGGTGAGACCAGCGCCGCCCCGGCGACGACCAACGGCGCACGAGCTACGAACGGCTCCGCCACCCCCACCCCGGCCCCCGCCAACGGCGGCACCGCGCCGCGCGGGGCCGCGCACACCTCCTTCCGTGATCACCCCGGCGTGCTCGAGGCCGGGCAGCGGTTCGGGCGATTCGACGCCTGGGTGCGGCAGGTGGGCCTGATCAACCCGTACTACCTGCCGCACGAGGGCATCAGCGGCGCGGTGACGCGGATGGCCGACCGGGACGTGGTCAACTTCAGCAGCTTCGGCTATCTGGACCTGGCCGCCGACCCGCGGGTGCGCCGAGCCGCCAAGGACGCGATCGATCGGTACGGCACCTCCGCCGCCGCCGTCCGCATCGTGGCGGGCGAGCTGCCGATCTATCGCGAGCTGGAAGCCGAGATCGCCCGCGTCTACGACACCGAGGCGGCCCTGGTGACCGCGAGCGGCTACCTCACCAACGCCGCCGCGGTCGGCTTCCTGCTCGGCAAACGCGATCTCGCGGTGTGCGACGCGCTGATCCACCACAGCGTGGTCTCGGGCACCGAGTGGTCGCGCTGCAAGCGGGTTTCCTTCCGGCACAACGATCCGGAGTCGCTCGAGACCATCCTCAAGATGTCGCGCCGCAGCTTCGACCGGGCCATGGTGATCATCGAGGGCCTCTACAGCATGGACGGCGACGTGGTCCGGCTGCCCGAGATCATCGAGGTGGCCCGGCGCTACGACTGCTCGATCATGATCGACGAGGCGCATTCGTTCGGCACGCTCGGCGCCACCGGGCACGGCGTGCGTGAGCTGTTCGACCTGCCCGGCGACGCGGTGGACGTCTGGATGGGCACGCTGTCCAAAGCCCTCGGCAGCGTCGGCGGTTATCTCGCGGGCAACCGGGAACTGGTCGACGGATTCAAGTACGTCGCGGGTGGATTGAGCATGTACACCGCCGCCCCCGCCCCGTCGGCCATCGGCGCGGCACTGGCCGGACTCGAGGTGCTGCGCGACGAGCCCGAACGCGTGACCCAGTTGCGGCGCAACAGCGAGTACTTCCACCGCCGCGCCGAGGAATACGGCTTCGACATCGGCATGTCGTCGGATTCGCCGATCATCCCGGTCATGACCGGCGCCGACGAACCCGCCGTGCTCGCGGCACTGGCCATGCTGCAGCGCGATTTCAGCGTGAACGCCATCACCCACCCGGTCGTCCCGGCCGGGGAGGCCAGGTTGCGGTTCTTCATCAACTGCAGGCACACCGAGCAGCAAATGGACCAAGCGCTGGCCACGCTGCGCGAGGTGCTCGACGGACTCGCGGACACCGCGGGACAGCAATTCACTCTCGCCCATGAGGAGCAGCACTCGTGA
- a CDS encoding RnfABCDGE type electron transport complex subunit D, with translation MSDNDKKDPGDAAAASNGQHETAAIEGNGSASANGAAANGAAGNGAAPESKTTAAERISAVQRSGTEFAKEWVETPAPTKDTRYLALRNFAISITIFNLIGFPLLGFEQPFLWPFIALATAYSTEIGLEVLAAWAYKRSPAFLGRGPRGLFEFLLPAHITGLAFNFLTFAHDKLWPVIFGIVVAVGTKWVLRAKINGKVRHFMNPSNFGVVVCFLVFPMISVAPPYHFTEYISGPADALIVLGLLMTGTLLNAKLTLKMPLIMAWVGAFALQAIVRGIIEPNISILAGLSMMTGLAFVLFTNYMVTDPGTTPSGKKQQIMFGASVGIMYGVVTALHISYGLFIALVVVCGARGVYWWARGIAEWWRQRGAAPSAPAQSGPVAPDEDEPAELVTEAARS, from the coding sequence ATGAGCGACAACGACAAGAAGGATCCGGGCGACGCGGCAGCCGCGTCGAACGGGCAGCACGAAACCGCGGCGATCGAAGGCAACGGCAGCGCCTCTGCCAACGGCGCGGCCGCCAACGGCGCGGCAGGCAACGGCGCTGCCCCGGAGAGCAAAACGACGGCCGCCGAACGCATCTCGGCCGTTCAGCGTTCGGGGACCGAATTCGCCAAGGAGTGGGTGGAAACCCCCGCGCCGACCAAGGACACGCGCTACCTGGCGCTGCGCAACTTCGCCATCTCGATCACGATCTTCAATCTGATCGGATTCCCGCTGCTCGGCTTCGAGCAACCGTTCCTGTGGCCGTTCATCGCGCTGGCCACCGCGTACTCCACCGAGATCGGGCTGGAAGTCCTGGCGGCCTGGGCGTACAAGCGGTCGCCCGCCTTCCTGGGCCGGGGGCCGCGCGGGCTGTTCGAGTTCCTGCTCCCCGCGCACATCACGGGTCTGGCGTTCAACTTCCTGACCTTCGCCCACGACAAGCTGTGGCCGGTGATCTTCGGCATCGTGGTCGCTGTCGGCACGAAGTGGGTGCTGCGCGCCAAGATCAACGGCAAGGTGCGCCACTTCATGAACCCGTCGAACTTCGGCGTGGTGGTGTGCTTCCTGGTGTTCCCGATGATCTCGGTCGCGCCGCCCTACCACTTCACCGAGTACATCTCCGGCCCGGCGGACGCGCTCATCGTGCTCGGCCTGTTGATGACCGGCACCCTGTTGAACGCCAAGCTGACGCTGAAGATGCCGCTGATCATGGCGTGGGTGGGCGCGTTCGCACTCCAGGCCATCGTGCGCGGGATCATCGAGCCGAACATCTCGATCCTGGCCGGCCTGAGCATGATGACCGGCCTGGCATTCGTGCTGTTCACCAATTACATGGTCACCGATCCGGGCACCACCCCGTCGGGCAAGAAGCAGCAGATCATGTTCGGCGCCTCGGTCGGCATCATGTACGGCGTGGTCACCGCGCTGCACATCTCCTACGGGTTGTTCATCGCGCTGGTCGTCGTCTGCGGCGCTCGCGGCGTCTACTGGTGGGCACGCGGCATCGCCGAGTGGTGGCGGCAACGCGGCGCGGCGCCGAGCGCGCCGGCGCAGTCCGGTCCCGTCGCTCCCGACGAGGACGAGCCCGCCGAGCTGGTGACGGAGGCTGCCCGCTCATGA
- a CDS encoding CRTAC1 family protein gives MKIPINRSVLRKAVVPAVSLLLMGSLFIPARSALLPTHDVAGGPIASKFDFTAMPIALPKGLPTDRKIRELREPYKHLSAWISSVGAAIAMNDLDGNRLADDLCVVDPRSDTAFITPTPDSNTSRYEPFVLDPEPLPADSSTVPSGCVPGDFNGDGRMDALVSYYGRTPILYLQRANATRLDAKAFRPIDIVASPNTPDGHYEGERWITAAVSVSDFDGDGKPDIYLGQYFNDMDVLSEEGQLALWMTDSLSNARNGGKDRIFTLASAKAGEEPTADYREVANPFPIGMDTGWALAAAAADLNGDQLPELYVANDFGRDRLFVNESTPGRIRFGFAEGERGLTDPKSYVLGHDSDKGMAADFGDMNGDGMPDLFVSNIAVRFALMEGHFAFYNTAEDTADAARQLAEGVAPFENRATDVGLAWETWGWDAKINDFDNDGRNEVVQSTGMIKGEVNRWPQIQELGTMNDDLTKYPWSWPIIGEDADLAGSDPVGFFSRGDDGKFANLTHALGMDTPIPSRGIAVGDTSGNGALSFAVARQWGDPTFYHNNKADNGQFLGLKLFKPVWEGTTTTMTAAGLPVQGVPAVDAQVEVRTADGRLLTSHLDGGSGHTGKRATEVHIGLGEVDPAAPLNVVLRWRETNGTPHEQTLQLAPGWHTVNLASNAQEVKQR, from the coding sequence GTGAAAATTCCCATCAACCGATCCGTCCTCCGAAAAGCGGTGGTCCCCGCGGTATCCCTGCTGCTGATGGGCTCGCTGTTCATTCCCGCGCGTTCGGCGCTGCTGCCGACGCACGACGTGGCGGGCGGGCCGATCGCGAGCAAGTTCGACTTCACCGCGATGCCGATCGCGCTGCCCAAGGGATTGCCGACCGACCGCAAGATCCGTGAGCTGCGCGAACCGTACAAGCACCTGTCGGCCTGGATCTCCTCGGTCGGCGCGGCCATCGCGATGAACGACCTCGACGGCAACCGGCTGGCGGACGACCTGTGCGTAGTCGATCCCCGCTCGGACACGGCCTTCATCACGCCGACCCCGGACAGCAACACCAGCCGGTACGAGCCTTTCGTGCTCGACCCCGAGCCGCTGCCCGCGGATTCGTCCACGGTGCCCTCGGGCTGCGTTCCCGGCGACTTCAACGGTGACGGCCGGATGGACGCGCTGGTGTCGTACTACGGCCGCACGCCGATCCTGTACCTGCAGCGCGCCAACGCCACCCGCCTGGACGCCAAGGCCTTCCGCCCGATCGACATCGTCGCTTCGCCGAACACCCCCGACGGGCACTACGAGGGCGAGCGCTGGATCACCGCGGCGGTCTCGGTCTCCGACTTCGACGGCGACGGCAAGCCGGACATCTACCTGGGCCAGTACTTCAACGACATGGACGTGCTCTCCGAGGAGGGCCAGCTCGCGCTGTGGATGACCGACTCGCTGTCCAACGCCCGCAACGGCGGCAAGGACCGGATCTTCACCCTGGCCTCCGCCAAGGCGGGCGAGGAACCGACCGCCGACTACCGCGAGGTGGCCAACCCCTTCCCGATCGGCATGGACACCGGATGGGCGCTGGCGGCGGCCGCGGCCGACCTCAACGGCGACCAACTGCCCGAGTTGTACGTGGCCAACGACTTCGGACGCGACCGCTTGTTCGTCAACGAGTCCACGCCGGGCCGGATCCGCTTCGGATTCGCCGAGGGCGAGCGCGGGCTCACCGACCCGAAGTCGTATGTGCTGGGCCATGATTCGGACAAGGGCATGGCGGCCGACTTCGGCGATATGAACGGCGACGGCATGCCGGACCTGTTCGTCAGCAACATCGCGGTGCGCTTCGCTCTGATGGAAGGGCACTTCGCGTTCTACAACACGGCCGAGGACACCGCCGACGCGGCGCGGCAATTGGCCGAGGGCGTCGCGCCGTTCGAGAATCGCGCGACGGACGTCGGATTGGCCTGGGAGACCTGGGGCTGGGACGCGAAGATCAACGACTTCGACAACGACGGTCGCAACGAGGTGGTCCAGTCCACCGGCATGATCAAGGGCGAGGTCAACCGGTGGCCGCAGATCCAGGAACTCGGCACCATGAACGACGACCTGACCAAGTACCCGTGGTCCTGGCCGATCATCGGCGAGGACGCCGACTTGGCGGGCAGCGATCCGGTCGGCTTCTTCAGCCGCGGTGACGACGGCAAGTTCGCCAACCTCACCCACGCGCTCGGCATGGACACCCCGATCCCCTCGCGCGGCATAGCCGTCGGCGACACCTCCGGCAACGGCGCGCTCAGCTTCGCCGTCGCCCGCCAGTGGGGCGATCCGACCTTCTACCACAACAACAAGGCGGACAACGGCCAGTTCCTCGGCCTGAAACTGTTCAAGCCGGTCTGGGAGGGCACCACGACCACGATGACGGCGGCCGGCCTTCCGGTCCAGGGCGTTCCGGCGGTGGACGCCCAGGTCGAGGTGCGCACGGCGGACGGTCGCCTGCTCACCAGCCACCTCGACGGCGGTAGCGGGCACACCGGCAAGCGCGCCACCGAGGTACACATCGGCCTCGGCGAGGTCGATCCGGCCGCTCCGTTGAACGTCGTGCTGCGCTGGCGGGAGACCAACGGCACCCCGCACGAACAAACCCTCCAGCTCGCGCCGGGCTGGCACACCGTGAACCTCGCCTCGAACGCGCAGGAGGTCAAGCAGCGATGA